One window of the Trifolium pratense cultivar HEN17-A07 linkage group LG2, ARS_RC_1.1, whole genome shotgun sequence genome contains the following:
- the LOC123903894 gene encoding uncharacterized protein LOC123903894 has translation MSMDSTAGSVNEPPSNNQNKGYQNDTLNPYFLHLNENPGNVLVYQGDVFRISDIQEEIYTLKQGDCTISAYYTKVKKLWQELDNFRPIPDSNCLENCQATAKMREYRDGDQVIRFFKGLNEQYSAVRSQIMMMEPLPNIGKVYSLLVQQERQAIIPLDESKILASTTSQYAGRSQSNRGRGGRVNGGRGRGRNSNSKYGTYCGMTNHIVENCFKNHGFPPHMQHNGMVNNCATTNEDDAKSIAYDDEVGDTDSGKLFFTPDQHKALLALLQHSSTLQSHSVNHITSQPSSSSGYKLNEDDWCR, from the exons ATGTCTATGGATAGTACTGCTGGGAGTGTCAATGAACCTCCttcaaacaatcaaaacaaGGGATATCAGAATGATACTTTGAATCCTTATTTCTTGCATCTGAATGAAAATCCTGGTAATGTCCTCGTTTACCAAGGTGATGTTTTTCGTATTTCAGATATTCAAGAAGAGATTTACACCTTGAAACAAGGTGATTGCACCATTTCTGCTTATTACACAAAGGTGAAAAAATTGTGGCAAGAATTGGACAACTTTCGCCCAATTCCTGATTCCAATTGCTTAGAAAATTGTCAAGCCACTGCCAAGATGCGTGAATACAGAGATGGTGACCAAGTTATACGTTTTTTTAAAGGGCTCAATGAGCAATATTCAGCTGTAAGATCTCAAATCATGATGATGGAGCCATTACCCAATATTGGTAAGGTTTACTCCTTGCTTGTCCAGCAAGAAAGACAGGCAATCATTCCTTTGGATGAATCCAAGATCTTGGCATCCACCACATCTCAATATGCTGGTAGATCACAATCCAATCGTGGTAGAGGAGGTAGAGTCAATGGTGGAAGAGGTCGTGGTAggaattcaaattcaaaatacgGCACTTACTGTGGCATGACTAATCACATAGTTGAGAATTGTTTCAAGAACCATGGATTTCCACCTCATATGCAACACAATGGAATGGTGAATAATTGTGCTACTACCAATGAAGATGACGCTAAATCAATAGCCTATGATGATGAAGTAGGAGATACTGATTCTGGGAAACTATTCTTCACACCAGATCAACACAAGGCCTTGTTAGCACTTTTACAACATTCTAGCACATTGCAATCTCATAGTGTGAATCACATAACCTCACAACCCTCCTCCAGTTCAG GATACAAACTCAATGAGGATGATTGGTGTCGCTGA
- the LOC123903895 gene encoding ABC transporter B family member 26, chloroplastic isoform X2: MGYFRCFLCSYYCSSFGDFYTTLFDSLYILSTGWGYCSFSWECAFVDSIVCYFWNLQVKIFGIRGCFFGIANMILVKRMRETLYSSLLLQDISFFDNETVGDLTSRLGADCQQVSRVIGNDLNLILRNFLQGGGSLIYLLILSWPLGLSTLVICSILAAVMLPYGWYQKKAARLIQEVTASANNVAQETYSLIRTVRVYGTEEEEHGRYKWWLEKLADISLRQSAAYGFWNFSFNTLYHSTQVIAVLFGGMSILAGQITAEKLTKFILYSEWLIYSTWWVGDNISNLMQSVGASEKVFNLMDLSPSSQFITRGMKLQSLMGHLEFVNVSFHYSTRPTVSVVQHVNFVVNPGEVVAIVGLSGSGKSTLVNLLLRLYEPTSGQILVDGVPHKDLDVMWWRERIGYVGQEPKLFRMDISSNIRYGCTRDVKQEDIEWAATQAYAHDFISALPNGYETLVDDDLLSGGQKQRIAIARAILRDPKILILDEATSALDAESEHNVKGVLRSVRSDSSSRRSVIVIAHRLSTIQAADRIIVMDRGQIVEDGSHRELLLKDGLYARLTRKQADSME; the protein is encoded by the exons ATGGGTTATTTTCGCTGCTTTCTCTGCTCTTATTATTGCAGCA GTTTCGGAGATTTCTATACCACATTATTTGACAGCTTGTATATTCTCAGCACAGGGTGGGGATATTGCAGTTTTTCATGGGAATGTGCGTTTGTTGATTCTATTGTGTGTTACTTCTGGAATTTGCAGGTCAAAATCTT TGGGATACGAGGTTGCTTTTTTGGCATTGCAAACATGATCCTG GTTAAGAGAATGAGAGAAACATTATACTCTTCCCTTCTTCTTCAG GATATATCATTTTTTGACAATGAAACAGTAGGTGATTTGACAAGTAGACTTGGGGCAGATTGTCAGCAAGTTTCAAGGGTTATCGGAAATGATCTTAATTTAATACTGCGCAATTTCCTTCAG GGGGGAGGTTCATTAATCTACTTGTTGATTTTGTCTTGGCCACTTGGTTTATCTACGTTGGTGATATGCTCTATATTAGCAGCTGTCATGCTACCCTATGGATG GTACCAGAAGAAGGCAGCAAGGTTGATCCAAGAAGTCACTGCTTCTGCTAATAAT GTAGCTCAAGAGACATACTCTCTTATTAGAACTGTTCGAGTTTATGGAACCGAAGAAGAAGAACATGGAAG GTACAAATGGTGGCTGGAAAAATTAGCTGACATAAGCTTACGACAAAGCGCTGCATATGGATTTTGGAATTTTAGCTTCAATACTCTTTATCATTCAACTCAG GTTATTGCTGTgctatttggaggaatgtctatTCTTGCGGGTCAAATTACAGCAGAGAAACTTACTAAGTTTATACTATACAGTGAATGGTTAATTTATTCAACCTGGTGGGTAGGAGACAACATATCCAATTTGATGCAGTCAGTTGGAGCGAGTGAAAAAGTGTTCAACTTAATGGATCTCTCACCTAGCAGCCAATTCATAACAAGAG GAATGAAGTTGCAAAGTTTAATGGGACATTTGGAGTTTGTAAATGTATCTTTTCACTATTCTACAAGGCCAACG GTATCTGTAGTGCAACATGTAAACTTTGTTGTCAATCCTGGTGAGGTGGTTGCCATT GTTGGTCTTAGTGGTAGCGGAAAAAGCACATTGGTGAATCTTTTGCTCCGTCTCTATGAGCCTACAAGTGGTCAG ATTTTGGTAGATGGTGTCCCTCACAAAGACTTGGATGTCATGTGGTGGAGAGAAAGAATCGGTTATGTGGGACAG GAACCGAAGCTATTCCGGATGGACATTAGCTCGAACATCAGATATGGATGTACCCGAGATGTAAAGCAGGAAGATATTGAGTGGGCTGCGACACAGGCCTATGCTCACGACTTTATATCAGCACTTCCTAATGGTTACGAAACACTTGTTGATGACGATCTTTTAAGTGGCGGACAAAAGCAGCGAATTGCTATTGCTAGGGCCATTCTTAGGGACCCAAAAATATTGATCCTTGATGAAGCCACTAGTGCACTGGATGCTGAAAGTGAACATAATGTGAAG GGTGTTCTTCGATCGGTTAGAAGTGATTCTTCATCAAGGAGAAGTGTCATAGTCATAGCACACAG GCTCTCTACCATACAAGCTGCCGACAGGATTATTGTGATGGATAGGGGTCAAATTGTTGAG GATGGAAGTCACAGGGAACTTCTCTTGAAAGACGGTTTATATGCTCGGTTGACTAGAAAACAAGCTGATTCTATGGAATGA
- the LOC123903895 gene encoding ABC transporter B family member 26, chloroplastic isoform X1 has product MLSLLAGTHHYLLPPPTLHNRHNHHIKPLFTTSSNHHRFHFTPSRIALTSSNRILFSHPIKSASINEVSVHNNSEASNEFLNKIRKLVSFIPSIFPGGTWWNFSDDDDVQLYGQPVTVWYALGKMWNLVAKDRWVIFAAFSALIIAAVSEISIPHYLTACIFSAQGGDIAVFHGNVRLLILLCVTSGICSGIRGCFFGIANMILVKRMRETLYSSLLLQDISFFDNETVGDLTSRLGADCQQVSRVIGNDLNLILRNFLQGGGSLIYLLILSWPLGLSTLVICSILAAVMLPYGWYQKKAARLIQEVTASANNVAQETYSLIRTVRVYGTEEEEHGRYKWWLEKLADISLRQSAAYGFWNFSFNTLYHSTQVIAVLFGGMSILAGQITAEKLTKFILYSEWLIYSTWWVGDNISNLMQSVGASEKVFNLMDLSPSSQFITRGMKLQSLMGHLEFVNVSFHYSTRPTVSVVQHVNFVVNPGEVVAIVGLSGSGKSTLVNLLLRLYEPTSGQILVDGVPHKDLDVMWWRERIGYVGQEPKLFRMDISSNIRYGCTRDVKQEDIEWAATQAYAHDFISALPNGYETLVDDDLLSGGQKQRIAIARAILRDPKILILDEATSALDAESEHNVKGVLRSVRSDSSSRRSVIVIAHRLSTIQAADRIIVMDRGQIVEDGSHRELLLKDGLYARLTRKQADSME; this is encoded by the exons ATGCTTTCTCTACTCGCAGGCACACACCATTACTTACTTCCACCTCCAACCCTTCACAACCGCCATAACCACCACATCAAACCTCTATTCACAACCTCTTCCAACCACCACCGCTTCCATTTCACCCCAAGCCGAATCGCTCTCACCTCTTCCAACCGCATTCTCTTTTCCCATCCTATAAAATCAGCATCTATCAATGAAGTATCCGTTCATAACAATTCAGAAGCTTCCAATGAGTTTCTTaacaaaatacgaaaattggtttctttcattccttcaatTTTCCCCGGTGGAACCTGGTGGAACTTCTCCGATGACGATGATGTTCAGTTATATGGTCAACCCGTTACTGTTTGGTATGCTTTGGGGAAAATGTGGAATCTTGTTGCAAAAGATAGATGGGTTATTTTCGCTGCTTTCTCTGCTCTTATTATTGCAGCA GTTTCGGAGATTTCTATACCACATTATTTGACAGCTTGTATATTCTCAGCACAGGGTGGGGATATTGCAGTTTTTCATGGGAATGTGCGTTTGTTGATTCTATTGTGTGTTACTTCTGGAATTTGCAG TGGGATACGAGGTTGCTTTTTTGGCATTGCAAACATGATCCTG GTTAAGAGAATGAGAGAAACATTATACTCTTCCCTTCTTCTTCAG GATATATCATTTTTTGACAATGAAACAGTAGGTGATTTGACAAGTAGACTTGGGGCAGATTGTCAGCAAGTTTCAAGGGTTATCGGAAATGATCTTAATTTAATACTGCGCAATTTCCTTCAG GGGGGAGGTTCATTAATCTACTTGTTGATTTTGTCTTGGCCACTTGGTTTATCTACGTTGGTGATATGCTCTATATTAGCAGCTGTCATGCTACCCTATGGATG GTACCAGAAGAAGGCAGCAAGGTTGATCCAAGAAGTCACTGCTTCTGCTAATAAT GTAGCTCAAGAGACATACTCTCTTATTAGAACTGTTCGAGTTTATGGAACCGAAGAAGAAGAACATGGAAG GTACAAATGGTGGCTGGAAAAATTAGCTGACATAAGCTTACGACAAAGCGCTGCATATGGATTTTGGAATTTTAGCTTCAATACTCTTTATCATTCAACTCAG GTTATTGCTGTgctatttggaggaatgtctatTCTTGCGGGTCAAATTACAGCAGAGAAACTTACTAAGTTTATACTATACAGTGAATGGTTAATTTATTCAACCTGGTGGGTAGGAGACAACATATCCAATTTGATGCAGTCAGTTGGAGCGAGTGAAAAAGTGTTCAACTTAATGGATCTCTCACCTAGCAGCCAATTCATAACAAGAG GAATGAAGTTGCAAAGTTTAATGGGACATTTGGAGTTTGTAAATGTATCTTTTCACTATTCTACAAGGCCAACG GTATCTGTAGTGCAACATGTAAACTTTGTTGTCAATCCTGGTGAGGTGGTTGCCATT GTTGGTCTTAGTGGTAGCGGAAAAAGCACATTGGTGAATCTTTTGCTCCGTCTCTATGAGCCTACAAGTGGTCAG ATTTTGGTAGATGGTGTCCCTCACAAAGACTTGGATGTCATGTGGTGGAGAGAAAGAATCGGTTATGTGGGACAG GAACCGAAGCTATTCCGGATGGACATTAGCTCGAACATCAGATATGGATGTACCCGAGATGTAAAGCAGGAAGATATTGAGTGGGCTGCGACACAGGCCTATGCTCACGACTTTATATCAGCACTTCCTAATGGTTACGAAACACTTGTTGATGACGATCTTTTAAGTGGCGGACAAAAGCAGCGAATTGCTATTGCTAGGGCCATTCTTAGGGACCCAAAAATATTGATCCTTGATGAAGCCACTAGTGCACTGGATGCTGAAAGTGAACATAATGTGAAG GGTGTTCTTCGATCGGTTAGAAGTGATTCTTCATCAAGGAGAAGTGTCATAGTCATAGCACACAG GCTCTCTACCATACAAGCTGCCGACAGGATTATTGTGATGGATAGGGGTCAAATTGTTGAG GATGGAAGTCACAGGGAACTTCTCTTGAAAGACGGTTTATATGCTCGGTTGACTAGAAAACAAGCTGATTCTATGGAATGA
- the LOC123903896 gene encoding 60S ribosomal protein L27a-3-like produces MTTRFKKNRKKRGHVSAGHGRIGKHRKHPGGRGNAGGMHHHRILFDKYHPGYFGKVGMRYFHKLRNKFYSPIVNIDKLWSLVPEDVKEKAAKSKNTAPVLDVTQHGFFKVLGKGVLPTNQPLVVKAKLISKIAEKKIKEAGGAVILTA; encoded by the coding sequence ATGACGACCAGATTCAAGAAGAACAGGAAGAAGAGAGGCCACGTCAGTGCCGGACACGGTCGTATCGGAAAACACAGAAAGCATCCCGGAGGTCGTGGTAACGCCGGAGGTATGCATCACCACCGTATTCTCTTCGACAAGTACCATCCAGGTTACTTCGGTAAAGTTGGTATGCGTTACTTCCACAAGCTTCGTAACAAATTCTATTCCCCAATTGTCAACATCGACAAGCTTTGGTCACTTGTTCCTGAAGATGTTAAGGAAAAAGCTGCCAAATCTAAGAACACTGCACCTGTTCTTGATGTTACTCAACATGGTTTCTTTAAGGTTCTTGGTAAGGGTGTTTTGCCGACTAATCAGCCTCTTGTTGTTAAAGCTAAGTTGATTTCTAAGATTGCTGAGAAGAAGATTAAGGAAGCTGGTGGTGCTGTTATTCTTACTGCTTAg
- the LOC123904341 gene encoding uncharacterized protein LOC123904341 — protein sequence MSRNVPPPDLSQIPGNAIDVWNELKERFSRGDFIRISELQIEIHRLKQGNRSVSEFFTVLKTLWEELEAYLPTPVCNCPRKCVCATGIINARSQHDLLRKIRFLTGLNDSFDMVRSQILLMDPLPPMNKVFSMVIQHERQFVPHITGLDTEDSKISINASDSRRSQGRGRGGFHGQFSSSKKKYCTFCGKDNHVVENCYKKHGFPPNYGRNTSANNANAEDSLDTDDSKSTKGNEAFTFTKSRYDNILSICFNLQPIIRMLALPV from the coding sequence ATGTCTCGCAACGTGCCACCGCCAGATCTGTCGCAGATTCCTGGTAATGCTATTGATGTTTGGAACGAATTGAAAGAACGGTTTTCTCGTGGTGATTTCATTCGGATCTCTGAGTTGCAGATTGAAATCCATCGCCTCAAGCAAGGTAATCGTTCTGTTTCTGAATTTTTCACCGTCCTTAAGACTCTTTGGGAAGAATTAGAAGCTTATCTTCCTACACCAGTTTGTAATTGTCCAAGAAAATGTGTTTGTGCTACTGGTATTATCAATGCTAGATCTCAACATGATTTGCTTAGAAAAATTCGATTCCTCACTGGTTTAAACGATAGCTTTGATATGGTCAGATCACAAATTTTACTCATGGATCCTTTACCACCTATGAACAAGGTCTTTTCTATGGTTATTCAACATGAAAGACAATTTGTTCCTCATATTACTGGTTTAGACACTGAAGATTCAAAGATTTCAATTAATGCTTCTGATAGTAGAAGATCTCAGGGTCGTGGTAGAGGTGGTTTTCATGGCCAGTTTTCTTCATCTAAGAAGAAATATTGTACTTTTTGTGGGAAAGACAATCATGTGGTGGAAAACTGCTATAAGAAGCATGGATTTCCACCAAACTATGGCAGGAATACTTCGGCTAATAATGCTAATGCAGAAGATTCATTGGATACTGATGATTCTAAGAGCACCAAAGGCAATGAAGCCTTTACTTTTACAAAGTCTCGATATGATAACATCTTATCAATCTGCTTCAATCTACAACCAATAATCAGAATGCTGGCTCTTCCAGTCTAG
- the LOC123903897 gene encoding 60S ribosomal protein L27a-3-like, translated as MTTRFKKNRKKRGHVSAGHGRIGKHRKHPGGRGNAGGMHHHRILFDKYHPGYFGKVGMRYFHKLRNKFYSPIVNIDKLWSLVPEDVKEKAAKSKSTAPVLDVTQHGFFKVLGKGVLPTNQPLVVKAKLISKIAEKKIKEAGGAVILTA; from the coding sequence ATGACTACCAGATTCAAGAAGAACAGGAAGAAGCGAGGCCACGTCAGTGCCGGACACGGTCGTATCGGAAAACATAGAAAGCATCCCGGAGGTCGTGGTAACGCCGGAGGTATGCATCACCACCGTATCCTGTTCGACAAGTACCATCCAGGTTACTTCGGTAAAGTTGGTATGCGTTACTTCCACAAGCTTCGTAACAAATTCTATTCCCCAATCGTCAACATCGACAAGCTTTGGTCACTTGTTCCTGAAGATGTTAAGGAAAAAGCTGCCAAATCTAAGAGCACTGCACCTGTGCTTGACGTTACTCAGCATGGTTTCTTCAAGGTTCTTGGTAAGGGTGTTTTGCCGACTAATCAGCCTCTTGTTGTTAAGGCTAAGTTGATTTCTAAGATTGCTGAGAAGAAGATTAAGGAAGCTGGTGGTGCTGTTATTCTTACTGCTTAg